In Nymphaea colorata isolate Beijing-Zhang1983 chromosome 3, ASM883128v2, whole genome shotgun sequence, a genomic segment contains:
- the LOC116250182 gene encoding surfeit locus protein 1-like isoform X3, producing the protein MASLARLLQNRPASCLYQKINDPTSKGVFLLAQLSTSAQNLSPPTPPPPPPPQSHDQKKWKWSSLFLFIPGAITFGLGTWQLFRRQEKIEELEFKKKRLQMEPTNLNSMSSQLPGPGDLGSLEFRRVVCEGVYDESKSVFVGPRSRSISGLMENGYYVLTPLLLRKEPGSVQLSVLVNRGWVPRSWRNKFLENSAEIAQSSITTVDDAEHKHEPWWKFWTKGAAVSKDLKHHNIGLVKVLGVIRGSEKPSIYVPANEPSTGQWFYVDVPAMVLFVSGSNFHGN; encoded by the exons ATGGCGTCGCTTGCCAGATTGCTCCAGAACCGCCCTGCCTCGTGTCTATATCAAAAGATCAATGACCCGACTTCAAAAGGCGTCTTCCTGCTTGCCCAGTTGTCAACTTCTGCTCAAAATCTATCGCCACCaacgccgccgccaccgccaccgccgcAATCTCATG AtcagaaaaaatggaaatggtcGAGTCTGTTCCTTTTCATCCCTGGGGCAATCACGTTCGGGCTTGGAACATGGCAGCTCTTTAGGCGCCAGGAAAAG ATTGAAGAGCTGGAGTTTAAAAAGAAGAGACTGCAGATGGAACCGACTAACTTGAATAGCATGTCTTCGCAACTGCCTGGGCCTGGGGACTTAGGTTCTTTGGAGTTCAGGAGGGTTGTGTGTGAAGGAGTTTATGATGAAAGTAAATCGGTTTTTGTTGGTCCTCGGTCTAGAAGCATTTCTGGCTTAATGGAGAATGGCTACTATGTTCTCACACCGTTGTTGCTGAGGAAGGAACCCGGGAG TGTGCAGTTATCTGTTCTGGTTAATAGAGGATGGGTGCCACGTAGTTGGCGAAACAAGTTTCTGGAAAATTCTGCTGAAATTGCACAGTCCTCAATTACAACGGTAGATGATGCTGAGCATAAACATGAACCATGGTGGAAATTTTGGACCAAGGGAGCCGCAGTTAGTAAG GACCTCAAACACCACAACATTGGATTGGTGAAAGTTCTTGGCGTAATCCGTGGGAGTGAGAAACCAAGCATATACGTGCCAGCTAATGAACCCAGCACAGGGCAGTGGTTTTATGTTGATGTTCCGGCAATG GTACTCTTTGTCAGCGGCAGTAACTTTCATGGCAATTAA
- the LOC116250182 gene encoding surfeit locus protein 1-like isoform X1, producing the protein MASLARLLQNRPASCLYQKINDPTSKGVFLLAQLSTSAQNLSPPTPPPPPPPQSHDQKKWKWSSLFLFIPGAITFGLGTWQLFRRQEKIEELEFKKKRLQMEPTNLNSMSSQLPGPGDLGSLEFRRVVCEGVYDESKSVFVGPRSRSISGLMENGYYVLTPLLLRKEPGSVQLSVLVNRGWVPRSWRNKFLENSAEIAQSSITTVDDAEHKHEPWWKFWTKGAAVSKDLKHHNIGLVKVLGVIRGSEKPSIYVPANEPSTGQWFYVDVPAMVQHLGLPESTIYVEEINEDVNPSKPYPIPKELNSLISHSVMPRDHLNYVFTWYSLSAAVTFMAIKRTLPKKSQR; encoded by the exons ATGGCGTCGCTTGCCAGATTGCTCCAGAACCGCCCTGCCTCGTGTCTATATCAAAAGATCAATGACCCGACTTCAAAAGGCGTCTTCCTGCTTGCCCAGTTGTCAACTTCTGCTCAAAATCTATCGCCACCaacgccgccgccaccgccaccgccgcAATCTCATG AtcagaaaaaatggaaatggtcGAGTCTGTTCCTTTTCATCCCTGGGGCAATCACGTTCGGGCTTGGAACATGGCAGCTCTTTAGGCGCCAGGAAAAG ATTGAAGAGCTGGAGTTTAAAAAGAAGAGACTGCAGATGGAACCGACTAACTTGAATAGCATGTCTTCGCAACTGCCTGGGCCTGGGGACTTAGGTTCTTTGGAGTTCAGGAGGGTTGTGTGTGAAGGAGTTTATGATGAAAGTAAATCGGTTTTTGTTGGTCCTCGGTCTAGAAGCATTTCTGGCTTAATGGAGAATGGCTACTATGTTCTCACACCGTTGTTGCTGAGGAAGGAACCCGGGAG TGTGCAGTTATCTGTTCTGGTTAATAGAGGATGGGTGCCACGTAGTTGGCGAAACAAGTTTCTGGAAAATTCTGCTGAAATTGCACAGTCCTCAATTACAACGGTAGATGATGCTGAGCATAAACATGAACCATGGTGGAAATTTTGGACCAAGGGAGCCGCAGTTAGTAAG GACCTCAAACACCACAACATTGGATTGGTGAAAGTTCTTGGCGTAATCCGTGGGAGTGAGAAACCAAGCATATACGTGCCAGCTAATGAACCCAGCACAGGGCAGTGGTTTTATGTTGATGTTCCGGCAATGGTACAGCATCTTGGGCTTCCAGAGAGTACAATTTATGTAGAAGAAATTAATGAGGATGTCAATCCAAGTAAACCATATCCAATACCAAAAGAACTCAATTCTTTGATCTCTCACTCAGTCATGCCAAGGGACCATCTAAACTATGTCTTCACTTG GTACTCTTTGTCAGCGGCAGTAACTTTCATGGCAATTAAAAGAACATTGCCCAAGAAAAGTCAGAGATAA
- the LOC116250182 gene encoding surfeit locus protein 1-like isoform X2, translated as MTRLQKASSCLPSCQLLLKIYRHQRRRHRHRRNLMKKWKWSSLFLFIPGAITFGLGTWQLFRRQEKIEELEFKKKRLQMEPTNLNSMSSQLPGPGDLGSLEFRRVVCEGVYDESKSVFVGPRSRSISGLMENGYYVLTPLLLRKEPGSVQLSVLVNRGWVPRSWRNKFLENSAEIAQSSITTVDDAEHKHEPWWKFWTKGAAVSKDLKHHNIGLVKVLGVIRGSEKPSIYVPANEPSTGQWFYVDVPAMVQHLGLPESTIYVEEINEDVNPSKPYPIPKELNSLISHSVMPRDHLNYVFTWYSLSAAVTFMAIKRTLPKKSQR; from the exons ATGACCCGACTTCAAAAGGCGTCTTCCTGCTTGCCCAGTTGTCAACTTCTGCTCAAAATCTATCGCCACCaacgccgccgccaccgccaccgccgcAATCTCATG aaaaaatggaaatggtcGAGTCTGTTCCTTTTCATCCCTGGGGCAATCACGTTCGGGCTTGGAACATGGCAGCTCTTTAGGCGCCAGGAAAAG ATTGAAGAGCTGGAGTTTAAAAAGAAGAGACTGCAGATGGAACCGACTAACTTGAATAGCATGTCTTCGCAACTGCCTGGGCCTGGGGACTTAGGTTCTTTGGAGTTCAGGAGGGTTGTGTGTGAAGGAGTTTATGATGAAAGTAAATCGGTTTTTGTTGGTCCTCGGTCTAGAAGCATTTCTGGCTTAATGGAGAATGGCTACTATGTTCTCACACCGTTGTTGCTGAGGAAGGAACCCGGGAG TGTGCAGTTATCTGTTCTGGTTAATAGAGGATGGGTGCCACGTAGTTGGCGAAACAAGTTTCTGGAAAATTCTGCTGAAATTGCACAGTCCTCAATTACAACGGTAGATGATGCTGAGCATAAACATGAACCATGGTGGAAATTTTGGACCAAGGGAGCCGCAGTTAGTAAG GACCTCAAACACCACAACATTGGATTGGTGAAAGTTCTTGGCGTAATCCGTGGGAGTGAGAAACCAAGCATATACGTGCCAGCTAATGAACCCAGCACAGGGCAGTGGTTTTATGTTGATGTTCCGGCAATGGTACAGCATCTTGGGCTTCCAGAGAGTACAATTTATGTAGAAGAAATTAATGAGGATGTCAATCCAAGTAAACCATATCCAATACCAAAAGAACTCAATTCTTTGATCTCTCACTCAGTCATGCCAAGGGACCATCTAAACTATGTCTTCACTTG GTACTCTTTGTCAGCGGCAGTAACTTTCATGGCAATTAAAAGAACATTGCCCAAGAAAAGTCAGAGATAA